The proteins below come from a single Asanoa ferruginea genomic window:
- a CDS encoding zinc-binding dehydrogenase has product MVDVDVAEPREGEVRVKMAASGVCHSCLYAIDGEHAAIPMPIILGDEGAGVVESVGPGVTTVAAGDHVVVSWAPGCDACRTCHQGLPALCQRQPPLGRMADGETRFHHGGREVFHYGPATNAPFTVLRARAVVPVNKDMPLDLAALIGCAAATGVGAVRNTARVRTGDSMAVVGCGGVGISALHAGSLAGAFPIVAVDVEPTKFDALIRMGATHCVDAREPDALDRIRDLTGGGVDHAFVTTSAATAFPLAVGVLAPRGTCVLIAGYPDGATVTFDPGHLLNGERRIIASKYGSSNPPVDFPDLVDLYLAGRLDLAAMVSQRWRPEQMDAAYDALRSGTTTRGLIVFD; this is encoded by the coding sequence ATGGTTGACGTCGATGTCGCCGAGCCGCGCGAGGGCGAGGTGCGGGTGAAGATGGCGGCCTCCGGCGTGTGCCATAGCTGCCTCTACGCGATCGACGGCGAGCACGCCGCCATCCCGATGCCGATCATCCTGGGCGACGAGGGTGCCGGCGTGGTCGAGTCGGTCGGGCCGGGCGTCACCACCGTCGCCGCCGGAGACCACGTCGTCGTGTCGTGGGCACCCGGCTGCGACGCGTGCCGCACCTGCCACCAGGGCCTGCCCGCGCTCTGCCAGCGTCAACCGCCGCTGGGCCGGATGGCCGACGGCGAGACACGGTTCCACCACGGCGGCCGGGAAGTGTTCCACTATGGACCGGCCACGAACGCGCCGTTCACCGTCCTCCGCGCACGCGCCGTCGTACCCGTGAACAAGGACATGCCTCTTGATCTTGCCGCGCTGATCGGGTGTGCGGCGGCCACCGGGGTGGGTGCGGTCCGCAACACCGCACGGGTACGCACCGGCGACAGCATGGCCGTGGTCGGCTGCGGTGGCGTCGGCATCAGCGCGCTGCACGCCGGGTCGCTCGCCGGGGCCTTTCCCATCGTCGCCGTCGACGTCGAGCCGACCAAGTTCGACGCCCTGATCAGGATGGGCGCCACTCACTGCGTCGACGCGCGCGAGCCCGACGCGCTCGACCGGATTCGCGACCTGACCGGCGGGGGAGTCGACCACGCGTTCGTGACGACCAGTGCCGCCACGGCGTTTCCGCTCGCGGTCGGCGTGCTCGCGCCGCGGGGGACCTGCGTGCTGATCGCCGGCTACCCCGACGGCGCCACGGTCACCTTCGACCCCGGGCACCTGCTCAACGGCGAACGCCGGATCATCGCCTCCAAATATGGCTCCTCGAACCCGCCGGTCGACTTCCCCGACCTCGTCGACCTCTACCTCGCCGGCCGGCTCGATCTGGCCGCGATGGTCTCGCAGCGGTGGCGTCCGGAGCAGATGGACGCCGCCTACGACGCGCTGCGCTCCGGCACCACCACCCGCGGCCTGATCGTCTTCGACTGA
- a CDS encoding RNA polymerase sigma factor SigF, producing the protein MAITAADLVADAGHASTATALLATLTAMPADHPGRARARERAIEAWLPLARHLAKRYTGRGEPADDLVQTASLGLVKAVDRFDAERGTDFPGFAIPTIVGELKRHFRDRTWSVRVPRRLQELRLAITKADATLTQTLGRSPTVADIAGYLGLGEESVLDGLDGIRAYRAVSLSTPVGDGSDATELGDLLGAVDPSLEHILNRLVLWPAFGLLDDRDRRILILRFYGSRTQTQIAEEIGISQMHVSRLIARALATLRDHLHPSDG; encoded by the coding sequence ATGGCCATCACCGCTGCCGATCTGGTCGCTGACGCCGGTCACGCGTCGACGGCGACCGCGCTTCTCGCCACCCTGACCGCCATGCCGGCCGACCATCCGGGCCGGGCCAGAGCGCGGGAGCGGGCGATCGAGGCCTGGCTTCCGCTGGCGCGCCACCTCGCCAAGCGCTACACGGGTCGCGGCGAACCCGCCGACGACCTCGTCCAGACCGCGTCGCTCGGGCTGGTGAAGGCCGTCGACCGCTTCGATGCCGAACGCGGCACAGACTTTCCCGGCTTCGCGATCCCGACCATCGTCGGTGAGCTCAAGCGCCATTTCCGTGACCGGACCTGGTCGGTCCGGGTGCCGCGGCGGCTCCAGGAGCTGCGCTTGGCGATCACCAAGGCCGACGCCACCCTGACCCAGACGCTCGGTCGCTCGCCGACCGTGGCCGACATCGCCGGTTACCTCGGCCTGGGTGAGGAAAGCGTCCTCGACGGGCTCGACGGCATCCGCGCCTACCGGGCGGTGTCACTGTCCACGCCGGTCGGTGACGGCAGCGACGCCACCGAGCTCGGTGACCTGCTCGGCGCGGTCGATCCTTCCCTCGAGCACATCCTGAACCGCCTGGTCCTGTGGCCGGCGTTCGGGCTGCTCGATGACCGGGACCGCCGGATCCTGATCCTGCGGTTCTACGGCAGCCGCACCCAGACGCAGATCGCCGAGGAGATCGGCATTTCGCAGATGCACGTCTCCCGCCTGATCGCCCGGGCCCTCGCCACGCTGCGCGACCACCTCCACCCGTCCGACGGGTAG
- a CDS encoding SDR family NAD(P)-dependent oxidoreductase, which produces MGTRTQHSRVVVVTGASSGIGRATALAFADRGDHLVLAARSDSALQTVAAECAARGARVIVEAVDVNDARAVRDLGGLAVGAFGRIDVWVHTAAVMAYGRFEDVPADVFDRVVRTDLLGSAAVARVALARFRAQDSGVLVLGGSLLGSITAPYMSAYITSKWGLRGLARVLRQETRDAPAIEVCLVDPGGVNTPIYRTAANYAGRVGRPPPPVDRPEKVAAAILKVADHPRRSVSVGWANPLIRVGFSTMPAVYDALVGPLMRRGGLSREPVAAHTGNVFAPLPGQAATTASWGRQWLRPVAASAAAVALVAGAAAGRRLHAPRRRGGAVSRAS; this is translated from the coding sequence ATGGGAACCCGCACACAGCACTCCCGCGTCGTCGTGGTGACCGGAGCCTCGAGCGGGATCGGCCGTGCCACCGCGTTGGCGTTCGCCGACCGTGGCGATCATCTGGTCCTGGCCGCGCGGTCGGACTCCGCCTTGCAGACGGTCGCCGCCGAGTGCGCGGCGCGCGGCGCGCGGGTCATCGTGGAAGCCGTCGACGTCAACGACGCGAGGGCGGTCCGTGATCTCGGCGGTCTGGCCGTCGGCGCGTTCGGCCGGATCGACGTCTGGGTGCACACCGCGGCCGTCATGGCCTACGGGCGTTTCGAAGACGTCCCCGCCGACGTCTTCGACCGTGTCGTGCGGACCGACCTGCTCGGTTCGGCGGCGGTGGCGCGCGTGGCGCTGGCCCGTTTCCGGGCGCAGGACTCCGGCGTGCTGGTCCTGGGTGGTTCGTTGCTCGGCAGCATCACCGCGCCTTATATGAGCGCGTACATCACCAGCAAATGGGGCCTGCGCGGCCTCGCACGGGTGCTCCGGCAGGAGACCCGGGACGCCCCGGCGATCGAGGTGTGCCTGGTCGATCCCGGTGGCGTCAACACTCCGATCTATCGCACCGCCGCCAACTATGCCGGCCGGGTCGGCCGGCCGCCGCCGCCGGTCGACCGCCCCGAGAAGGTCGCCGCCGCCATCCTCAAGGTGGCTGATCATCCTCGGCGCTCGGTTTCGGTCGGCTGGGCGAATCCGTTGATCCGGGTGGGGTTCTCCACGATGCCGGCGGTCTACGACGCGTTGGTCGGCCCGCTCATGCGCCGGGGCGGACTGTCCCGCGAACCGGTCGCCGCGCACACCGGCAACGTCTTCGCACCGCTGCCCGGACAGGCGGCGACCACCGCGTCGTGGGGCCGGCAGTGGCTCAGGCCCGTCGCGGCCTCGGCCGCCGCCGTGGCGCTGGTCGCGGGTGCGGCCGCGGGCCGGCGGCTGCACGCGCCACGGCGGCGCGGAGGCGCTGTCAGCCGCGCCTCATAG
- a CDS encoding alcohol dehydrogenase catalytic domain-containing protein encodes MRAALVTAPGRLAVETVADPSPAADGVVVKVRSCGICGTDLHLVDGELGTDRFPLVPGHEPWGEIVAVGRSATGFAVGELVAVDPSLHCGACDPCRRGQGNMCQRWGAIGATRPGAWAEFTAVPVANLHRLGDDFPLDAVALAEPVACAVRGLRRLNPRADEPAVIFGAGTMGLVLAILLDLQGVGPVTVVDINPARRELAARLTGAAVCGSAEGLRARWVIEATGNPAAFEAALACVDRAGTLLVFGVANPLATAAISPYRVYADELTIVGSMAILHSFPPAIATIRRHADRFAPLVTDAFGLDDIEAALTLVRSGKTIKTLITP; translated from the coding sequence ATGCGCGCCGCCCTGGTCACCGCGCCCGGTCGGCTGGCGGTCGAGACCGTCGCCGACCCGTCCCCGGCCGCCGACGGTGTGGTCGTCAAGGTGCGCTCCTGCGGCATCTGCGGCACCGACCTGCACCTGGTCGACGGCGAGCTGGGCACCGACCGCTTCCCGCTCGTCCCGGGCCACGAGCCGTGGGGCGAGATCGTCGCCGTCGGCCGTTCGGCGACCGGGTTCGCCGTCGGCGAGCTGGTCGCCGTCGATCCCTCGCTGCACTGCGGCGCCTGCGACCCCTGCCGACGCGGCCAGGGCAACATGTGCCAGCGGTGGGGTGCGATCGGCGCCACGCGGCCAGGCGCCTGGGCTGAGTTCACCGCCGTGCCGGTCGCCAACCTGCACCGCCTCGGCGACGACTTCCCGCTCGACGCGGTGGCGCTGGCCGAGCCGGTGGCGTGCGCGGTGCGCGGCCTGCGCCGGCTCAACCCGCGGGCCGACGAGCCGGCCGTGATCTTCGGCGCCGGCACGATGGGCCTGGTGCTGGCGATCCTGCTCGACCTCCAGGGCGTCGGGCCGGTCACGGTGGTCGACATCAACCCGGCCCGCCGCGAACTCGCCGCGCGGTTGACGGGCGCCGCGGTGTGCGGGTCGGCCGAGGGCTTGCGTGCGCGTTGGGTGATCGAGGCGACCGGCAACCCGGCCGCCTTCGAGGCGGCGCTGGCCTGCGTCGACCGGGCCGGCACGCTGCTCGTCTTCGGCGTCGCAAACCCGCTCGCGACCGCGGCGATCTCGCCCTACCGCGTCTACGCCGACGAGCTCACGATCGTCGGCTCGATGGCGATCCTGCACAGCTTCCCGCCGGCGATCGCGACGATCCGCAGGCACGCGGACCGGTTCGCCCCGCTGGTGACCGACGCCTTCGGGCTCGACGACATCGAGGCGGCGTTGACGCTGGTCCGGTCGGGTAAGACCATCAAGACGCTCATCACACCGTAG
- a CDS encoding SDR family NAD(P)-dependent oxidoreductase, which translates to MPKRILITGARRGIGAAIAVGLAADDTELLLHHLAAPDEIAAVAARCRAAGAKVEVLEADLSDAADVVALGERAGAADILVNNAARASDVRLDGLSLHEWQATFAVNVTAPMLLAQAFAPGMRERGWGRIVNVTSATVRLGGPSGPSYVSSKAALVGLTRSLARTLGPDGITVNAVSPGAIKTESEAELAVTRGETDVDIDAITEAAQAIPRRLVPDDLVAAVRFLISAGAGGMTGQVIEVGAGLVYR; encoded by the coding sequence GTGCCGAAACGCATCCTGATCACCGGTGCCCGGCGCGGCATCGGCGCGGCCATCGCGGTGGGCCTGGCCGCGGACGACACCGAACTGCTGCTGCACCACCTCGCCGCACCGGACGAGATCGCCGCGGTCGCCGCCCGCTGCCGGGCCGCGGGGGCCAAGGTCGAGGTGCTGGAGGCCGACCTGTCCGACGCGGCCGACGTCGTCGCGCTCGGCGAACGGGCGGGAGCGGCCGACATCCTCGTCAACAACGCCGCGCGCGCTTCCGACGTACGCCTGGACGGGCTTTCCCTGCACGAGTGGCAGGCGACCTTCGCGGTCAACGTGACCGCGCCGATGCTGCTCGCACAGGCTTTCGCGCCGGGCATGCGGGAGCGGGGCTGGGGCCGGATCGTCAACGTCACGTCGGCGACCGTGCGGCTCGGCGGGCCATCGGGACCGTCGTACGTGTCGAGCAAAGCCGCCCTGGTCGGACTGACCAGGTCGTTGGCGCGGACGTTGGGTCCCGACGGGATCACCGTCAACGCCGTGTCGCCCGGCGCCATCAAGACCGAGAGTGAGGCCGAACTGGCGGTGACCCGTGGCGAGACCGACGTCGACATCGACGCGATCACCGAGGCGGCGCAGGCGATCCCGCGGCGGCTGGTGCCTGACGACCTCGTCGCCGCCGTGCGCTTCCTGATCTCCGCCGGCGCCGGTGGGATGACCGGCCAGGTCATCGAGGTCGGCGCGGGCCTCGTCTACCGATAG
- a CDS encoding zinc-dependent alcohol dehydrogenase: MWITGPEAVEVRTVATPSAGPGEVLVHTAYAGICGSDLHTLHRGHPWLPYPIAPGHEASGVLDSGERVYLRPAIACGVCFYCKRGKPNLCDALIGVGSHTPGAFAEAFVVPAAALAPVPDGVSLAAAAMIEPLATAVHAVAAAGDVAGSTVAVLGGGSIGQSVLLAARAAGAEQVVVTDPVASKRALALSLGAAAALPPDAVPDAVRAALDGRPDVVFDCVASAGSLGSAIDLAVKGGTVVVVGVGHGPLTVAIETVQDQEVRIAGSAMYTPADFARAESLIAGGVPVERLITAVHPLSEAVAALRAATTGDEVKIHLAGPAAV; the protein is encoded by the coding sequence GTGTGGATCACGGGACCCGAGGCCGTCGAGGTCCGCACGGTCGCGACGCCGTCGGCCGGGCCGGGGGAGGTGCTGGTGCACACGGCGTACGCCGGCATCTGCGGCTCCGATCTGCACACCCTCCATCGTGGACACCCCTGGTTGCCCTATCCGATCGCACCGGGCCACGAGGCCTCCGGCGTGCTCGACAGCGGCGAGCGGGTCTACCTGCGGCCGGCGATCGCGTGCGGGGTCTGCTTCTACTGCAAGCGCGGCAAGCCCAACCTGTGCGACGCCCTGATCGGGGTCGGCTCGCACACGCCGGGTGCCTTCGCCGAGGCGTTCGTCGTGCCGGCCGCCGCGCTCGCGCCGGTGCCCGACGGCGTCTCGCTGGCGGCGGCCGCGATGATCGAACCGCTCGCGACGGCCGTGCACGCGGTCGCCGCGGCCGGCGACGTGGCCGGCTCCACCGTCGCGGTCCTCGGCGGCGGCTCGATCGGCCAGTCGGTGCTGCTGGCGGCCCGCGCCGCCGGGGCCGAGCAGGTCGTGGTCACCGATCCGGTGGCGAGCAAGCGCGCGCTGGCCCTATCGCTCGGCGCGGCGGCCGCGCTGCCGCCCGATGCCGTGCCGGACGCCGTCCGCGCCGCGCTCGACGGCCGTCCGGACGTGGTCTTCGACTGCGTGGCCAGCGCCGGCTCGCTCGGCTCGGCCATCGACCTGGCGGTCAAGGGCGGCACGGTCGTCGTGGTCGGCGTCGGCCACGGCCCGCTGACGGTCGCGATCGAGACGGTGCAGGACCAGGAAGTGCGGATCGCGGGCTCGGCGATGTATACGCCGGCCGACTTCGCGCGCGCCGAGTCGCTGATCGCCGGGGGAGTGCCGGTAGAGCGGCTGATCACGGCCGTCCACCCGCTGTCGGAGGCGGTCGCCGCGCTGCGCGCGGCGACGACCGGCGACGAGGTCAAGATCCACCTGGCCGGCCCGGCCGCTGTCTGA
- a CDS encoding zinc-dependent alcohol dehydrogenase: MKALTWQGTEKVSVESAPDPRIQEPTDAIVRITSTAICGSDLHLYDVLGMYLDPGDILGHEPMGIVEEVGPEVTHIAPGDRVVVPFNISCGHCWMCERGYFAQCETTQVRDEGKGAALFGYTKLYGHVPGAQAEYLRVPQAQFGPIKVPAEHPDERFLFLSDVLTTSWQAFRFTDVPPGGTCAVIGLGPIGQLTARVARHLGAERVIAVDNVPERLEMARRHDIEVIDTRAVDDVPDAIMNFTDGRGADGVVDAVGMEAHGSPLQHLAQRAAGKLPDSVARAAIERFGVDRMAALNTAFDSVRRGGTVSIIGVYGGQANPLPMMDLFDKGVTLRMGQAHVKRWVDEIMPALTGDDDPLGTEDLTTHQLPLTEGPHGYEIFKEKQDGCVKVVLKP, from the coding sequence GTGAAGGCGCTGACGTGGCAGGGCACGGAGAAGGTCTCGGTCGAGTCGGCTCCGGACCCGCGGATCCAGGAGCCGACCGACGCGATCGTACGCATCACGTCGACCGCCATCTGCGGCTCGGACCTGCACCTCTACGACGTCCTCGGGATGTATCTCGACCCCGGTGACATCCTCGGCCACGAACCGATGGGCATCGTCGAGGAGGTCGGCCCAGAGGTCACCCACATCGCGCCCGGCGATCGGGTGGTGGTGCCGTTCAACATCTCCTGTGGCCACTGCTGGATGTGCGAACGGGGCTATTTCGCGCAGTGCGAGACGACCCAGGTCCGCGACGAGGGCAAGGGCGCGGCGCTGTTCGGCTACACCAAGCTCTACGGCCACGTCCCCGGCGCCCAGGCGGAGTATCTGCGGGTGCCACAGGCCCAGTTCGGACCCATCAAGGTTCCGGCCGAACACCCCGACGAGCGGTTCCTCTTCCTCTCCGACGTGCTCACCACCTCGTGGCAGGCGTTCCGTTTCACCGACGTCCCGCCCGGCGGCACCTGCGCCGTCATCGGCCTCGGTCCGATCGGACAGCTGACCGCCCGCGTCGCCCGCCACCTCGGTGCCGAGCGGGTCATCGCCGTCGACAACGTCCCGGAACGGCTCGAGATGGCACGCCGGCACGACATCGAGGTGATCGACACCAGAGCCGTCGACGACGTACCCGATGCGATCATGAATTTCACCGACGGGCGCGGTGCGGACGGCGTCGTCGACGCCGTCGGCATGGAGGCACACGGCTCACCCCTCCAGCACCTGGCGCAACGCGCCGCCGGCAAGCTGCCCGACAGCGTGGCCCGCGCCGCCATCGAGAGGTTCGGCGTCGACCGCATGGCGGCACTCAACACGGCCTTCGACAGCGTCCGCCGGGGCGGCACCGTCTCGATCATCGGCGTGTATGGCGGCCAGGCCAACCCGCTGCCCATGATGGACCTGTTCGACAAGGGCGTGACCCTCCGGATGGGCCAGGCGCACGTCAAACGCTGGGTCGACGAGATCATGCCCGCCCTGACCGGCGACGACGACCCGTTGGGCACCGAGGACCTCACCACCCACCAGCTCCCGCTGACCGAGGGCCCGCACGGCTACGAGATCTTCAAGGAGAAGCAGGACGGCTGCGTCAAGGTCGTCCTCAAACCGTGA
- a CDS encoding phage holin family protein, translating into MTTTESSTPADRSFGDLMGEVTRDMSTLVRQEVELAKAELRDEAKKAGKAAGMFGGAGFAGYMVLLFSSIALWWGLSNVMDQGWAALIVAVLWAVVAVAMFVVARGQLREVRGLSRTAETVKDIPPALKPDTGGY; encoded by the coding sequence GTGACCACCACCGAATCCAGCACACCCGCGGACCGTTCGTTCGGCGACCTCATGGGCGAGGTCACCCGCGACATGTCCACGCTCGTCCGCCAAGAGGTCGAGCTGGCCAAGGCCGAACTACGCGACGAAGCGAAGAAGGCCGGCAAGGCCGCCGGAATGTTCGGCGGCGCTGGCTTCGCCGGCTACATGGTCCTGCTGTTCTCGTCCATCGCACTGTGGTGGGGGTTGTCCAACGTCATGGACCAAGGCTGGGCCGCGCTGATCGTGGCTGTCCTGTGGGCAGTTGTCGCCGTTGCCATGTTCGTGGTCGCCCGCGGCCAGCTGCGCGAGGTGCGGGGACTTTCCCGCACCGCGGAGACCGTCAAAGACATTCCCCCGGCCCTCAAGCCGGACACAGGAGGCTACTGA
- a CDS encoding DUF3618 domain-containing protein yields the protein MSTDPDQIRREIEQTRSSLSEDVDALAYKASPRRMVNDRKRRAGDALRNVRHSVMGTASDVADRGGSAASTVTDAVHDAPAAIRRKAQGNPLAAGIVAFGLGWLVSSMLPASEREQRAAGALKDKVADHADTLKAEAKDLVDEAKTNLEGPAHDAVDSVRSTAQDATATVKDEGRSAASDVRVRAEEARDEVRR from the coding sequence ATGAGCACCGATCCGGATCAGATCCGGCGCGAGATCGAACAGACTCGCTCCAGCCTCAGCGAGGACGTCGACGCCCTGGCCTACAAGGCGAGCCCGCGTCGCATGGTCAATGACCGGAAGCGGCGGGCCGGCGACGCGCTCCGCAACGTCCGTCACTCCGTCATGGGTACGGCGAGCGATGTCGCCGATCGTGGTGGCAGCGCCGCATCCACCGTCACGGACGCGGTGCACGACGCCCCCGCGGCGATCCGCCGCAAGGCGCAGGGCAACCCGCTGGCCGCCGGCATCGTCGCGTTCGGTCTCGGCTGGCTCGTGTCGTCGATGTTGCCGGCCAGCGAGCGGGAGCAACGGGCGGCCGGTGCCCTGAAGGACAAGGTCGCCGACCACGCCGACACGTTGAAGGCGGAGGCGAAGGATCTCGTCGACGAGGCGAAGACCAACCTCGAGGGGCCGGCCCACGACGCGGTCGACTCGGTGCGGTCAACAGCCCAGGACGCGACGGCCACCGTCAAGGACGAAGGCCGTTCGGCCGCGAGCGACGTCAGGGTTCGGGCCGAGGAAGCGCGCGACGAAGTTCGCCGCTAG